In Nitrospirota bacterium, one DNA window encodes the following:
- a CDS encoding ferritin family protein produces MKAVEIAIKMETDAINFYKEAAARTSSPVGEKMFLSVAEDEKRHLLMLSKIFKGEEIIIEDVNPKDNIRTIFEAMKDEMMQRIKATDDELEAFKIAMQMEKDGIEFYKKAELEAKSQIEKKLFKRLIEEERHHYDIFAETYSFLLDTGNWFMWDEHSIVEG; encoded by the coding sequence ATGAAAGCGGTTGAAATAGCGATAAAGATGGAGACTGACGCGATTAATTTTTACAAAGAGGCAGCGGCCAGGACATCTTCGCCGGTCGGAGAGAAGATGTTCCTGTCAGTAGCAGAAGATGAAAAAAGACATCTGCTGATGCTTTCCAAAATATTTAAAGGCGAGGAGATCATTATAGAAGATGTTAATCCCAAAGATAATATCAGGACTATCTTTGAGGCCATGAAGGACGAGATGATGCAGAGGATCAAAGCGACTGATGATGAACTTGAGGCCTTTAAAATTGCCATGCAGATGGAAAAGGACGGGATTGAGTTTTACAAAAAAGCGGAACTTGAGGCCAAGTCCCAAATAGAGAAAAAGTTATTTAAGAGGCTGATTGAAGAAGAGAGGCATCATTATGATATCTTTGCAGAGACATACTCATTTCTGCTGGATACAGGGAACTGGTTCATGTGGGATGAACACAGCATTGTCGAGGGTTAA